One Camelina sativa cultivar DH55 chromosome 3, Cs, whole genome shotgun sequence genomic window carries:
- the LOC104774663 gene encoding uncharacterized protein LOC104774663 produces MERQVHGEDPWFARDKLYHVIFCFSISLIFATLASLSRYSFLRRHSIWIGSAFSLSAGAAKEDGDQFGIFPSAGASARDAVADAIGVVIAALVIFFWKPRRSRSESSQTRPILPI; encoded by the coding sequence ATGGAGAGGCAAGTTCATGGAGAAGATCCTTGGTTTGCTCGAGACAAACTCTACCATGTAATATTCtgtttctcaatctctctcatcTTCGCGACGCTCGCCTCTCTCTCCCGTTACTCGTTTCTACGCCGTCACTCCATCTGGATCGGATCTGCGTTCTCACTCTCCGCCGGTGCGGCTAAAGAAGATGGTGATCAATTTGGTATCTTTCCTTCAGCAGGCGCCTCGGCAAGAGACGCAGTCGCGGACGCGATTGGAGTTGTGATTGCTGCTTTGGTTATCTTCTTTTGGAAACCTCGCAGATCACGTTCTGAATCCAGTCAAACCCGACCCATCCTTCCGATTTga
- the LOC104774638 gene encoding Golgi SNAP receptor complex member 1-1, which yields MDVPSSWDALRKQARKIEAQLDEQMHSYRRLVSTKPLSKLDGTESDLEAGIDLLLRQLQQVNAQMQAWVSSGGSEMVSHTLTRHQEILQDLTQEFYRHRSSLKAKQEHASLLDDFREFDRTRLDLEAGDGSEQSLLKEHMGINRNTAQMDGVISQAQATLGTLVFQRSTFGGINSKLSNVASRLPTVNTILSAIKRKKSMDTIILSLVAAVCTFLIFIYWITK from the exons ATGGATGTACCTAGCTCTTGGGATGCTTTACGGAAACAG GCTAGAAAGATTGAAGCTCAGCTTGATGAGCAGATGCATTCTTATCGTAGACTTGTTTCCACTAAGCCTTTATCTAAGTTAGATGGCACTGAGAGTGATCTTGAAGCTGGTATTGACTTACTTCTTAGACAACTACAACAAGTTAACGCCCAGATGCAAGCTTGGGTCTCTTCAGGCGGATCAGAAATGGTCTCACATACTTTAACTCGACATCAAGAGATCCTTCAGGATCTTACTCAG GAATTTTATCGACACCGCTCCAGTCTTAAAGCAAAACAAGAGCATGCTTCACTTCTTGACGACTTTAGGGAATTTGATCGGACTAGATTAGATTTAGAAGCTGGGGATGGCTCTGAACAGTCCTTGCTCAAGGAACATATGGGAATCAACCGCAATACAGCGCAG ATGGATGGTGTCATTTCACAAGCTCAGGCCACACTCGGTACACTAGTCTTTCAACGTTCAACTTTTGGAGGCATCAACTCAAAGCTTAGCAATGTCGCCAGCCGTCTACCCACG GTCAACACTATTCTGTCAGCGATTAAGAGGAAAAAGTCGATGGATACAATCATTCTTTCTCTAGTTGCGGCTGTATGCACATTTCTCATATTCATTTACTGGATAACCAAGTAA
- the LOC104774612 gene encoding DCN1-like protein 4 → MRRSSSKKKSAESVATDLFRSASSKASTKEMDRIDQLFNQYANRSSNLIDPEGIEQLCSNLDVSHTDIRILMLAWKMKAEKQGYFTNEEWRRGLKALRADTLNKLKKALPELEKEVRRPTNFADFYAYAFNYCLTEEKQKSIDIETICQLLEIVMGSTFRAQVDYFVEYLKIQNDYKVINMDQWMGLYRFCNEISFPDMGNYNPELAWPLILDNFVEWIAEKQA, encoded by the exons ATGCGTCGCTCATCATCCAAGAAGAAATCAGCTGAATCAGTCGCCACGGATCTCTTTCGCTcag CTTCGAGCAAGGCCTCGACTAAAGAGATGGATCGTATTGATCAGTTATTCAATCAGTATGCCAATCGATCTTCCAATCTCATTGA CCCTGAAGGAATTGAGCAACTCTGCTCCAATTTGGATGTCTCCCATACCGATATCAGAATCTTGATGCTTGCTTG GAAAATGAAAGCTGAGAAACAAGGTTACTTCACTAAT GAGGAGTGGAGAAGAGGCCTCAAGGCTTTAAGAGCTGATACTCTCAATAAGTTGAAGAAAGCCCTTCCCGAGCTTGAGAAAGAG GTCAGGAGGCCTACCAATTTTGCAGATTTCTATGCTTATGCCTTCAATTATTGTCTAACAG AGGAAAAACAGAAGAGTATTGACATAGAGACTATCTGCCAACTCCTAGAAATTGTTATGGGATCTACTTTTCGAGCCCAAGTTGACTACTTTGTCGAGTATCTTAAG ATCCAAAACGACTACAAAGTCATAAACATGGACCAATGGATGGGCTTGTACCGGTTCTGTAACGAG ATAAGCTTCCCGGACATGGGCAACTACAACCCAGAGCTTGCATGGCCGTTGATTCTTGACAATTTTGTTGAGTGGATTGCTGAAAAACAAGCCTGA
- the LOC104774651 gene encoding uncharacterized protein At2g39795, mitochondrial produces the protein MARLFRFLRRTVISSSPSIFSRNPRTCVLSNQNGTIGLLTSRKFLSSGGYVSEMRKSAFEGNILRLIRSEIQSELDHSPPLQPEERFGPFTVEERPGEQWISLRRKFGDKEDIKIEATMFDGSVPSSKSTSSDPEDVQLHITFIVNISKGDGQTFEIMCSAWPDTIQISKFFVRKYSKNSPNAYIGPEFQEMEEELQDSVYRFLEDRGIGDDLAEFLHQYMKNKDKAEYIRWMETVKSYVEQK, from the exons ATGGCACGTCTCTTCAGATTTCTGAGAAGAACAGTGATTAGTTCATCGCCTTCGATTTTTAGCCGAAACCCTAGAACATGTGTTCTGTCAAATCAAAATGGGACTATTGGTTTGTTGACGAGCCGTAAGTTTCTTAGCTCGGGGGGTTATGTGTCGgaaatgaggaaatcagctttCGAGGGTAACATTCTCCGGTTAATTCGTTCTGAGATTCAGTCCGAGCTCGATCACTCGCCTCCTCTTCag CCTGAGGAGAGGTTTGGCCCATTCACAGTGGAAGAGCGGCCGGGGGAGCAATGGATTAGCTTGAGAAGAAAATTTGGGGACAAGGAAGATATTAAAATCGAAGCAACCATGTTTGATGGATCAGTTCCATCATCAAAATCTACAAGCAGCGACCCTGAAGATGTTCAGCTTCATATTACTTTCATTGTCAACATCTCTAAGggtgatggtcagacatttgaGATCATGTGTTCTGCTTGGCCTGATACCATACAGATCTCCAAGTTCTTTGTTCGTAAATACAGCAAGAACTCACCAAATGCCTATATTGGACCAGAATTCCA GGAAATGGAAGAGGAACTTCAAGACTCGGTTTATCGTTTTTTGGAGGATAGAGGTATAGGTGATGATCTTGCTGAGTTCTTGCATCAGTACATGAAGAACAAAGATAAAGCTGAGTATATTAGATGGATGGAGACTGTTAAATCTTATGTTGAGCAAAAATGA
- the LOC104774675 gene encoding probable disease resistance protein At1g15890, translating into MVYCQLQLYSRRTFGLYGIGGIGKTTLLASINNFFLETVNDFEVVIWVVVSNDLQYLSIQDQILRRLNLDKDWEQDTEEERANEIHNILKGRKFMLLLDDLGSKVDLTKVGVPPITYQNGSVILFTTRSKEVCEDMEAVGIEVKRLSIAESWELFHKQLGDNTLKSHPDIPALARVVAGKCNGLPLALNVIGKTMAQKKTVQEWSHAITALNLPSEEFLLSNEGGVLPLLMVSYDSLESAKVKSCFLYCCLFPEDYEIQKNELIEYWLCEGFIDGDRDKDGANKEGLDIINLLVSSHLLMNGGVTTKVKMHGVVREMGLWIATNFGKQKEILCVKSGVWLQQIPEDIISSKVVRRMSFMNNQIAEISCSPQCPDLSTLLLQNNKLVDISGEFFRFMPAVVVLDLSENKRLIGLPEEISNLGSLQYLNLSHTGIKSLPVGLKALRKLIYLNVDYTYKLRSIVGIVMSLQNLQVLKFYNSGVCIDAILLEELQLLEHLKLLKATVDDAVSLERIQGVDRLASSIQSLCLRKMSAAVVVLNTVALRGLQRLVIRNCNILEIKIDWESKERREVLPSTSSPSFENLSSILISDLEGPRDLTWLAFAQNLVYLHVMRSSSIEEIINKEKGISIRTAHRHFVAPFRKLEYLTVTDMAELKIICGYPRAPRKLTEFTVRNCPKLPQSLRDNGERSGWIGEE; encoded by the coding sequence ATGGTATACTGCCAACTACAGTTATATTCACGAAGAACTTTTGGTCTTTATGGTATTGGTGGAATAGGCAAGACCACTCTCTTAGCTAGTATTAACAATTTCTTTCTTGAGACGGTTAATGACTTTGAGGTTGTTATTTGGGTTGTCGTATCTAATGATTTGCAATATCTAAGCATTCAGGATCAGATTTTGCGAAGACTAAATCTTGACAAGGATTGGGAACAAGATACAGAAGAGGAAAGAGCTAATGAGATACACAACATCCTGAAGGGGAGGAAGTTTATGCTGTTATTGGATGATCTAGGGAGCAAAGTAGATCTGACCAAGGTAGGTGTTCCACCTATAACTTATCAAAACGGATCAGTTATATTGTTTACCACTCGTTCTAAGGAAGTTTGCGAAGATATGGAGGCTGTTGGCATAGAAGTTAAACGTTTGTCAATAGCTGAATCTTGGGAATTGTTTCACAAACAACTTGGAGATAACACATTAAAAAGTCATCCGGATATACCCGCTCTCGCTAGAGTAGTTGCTGGTAAATGTAACGGTTTGCCACTTGCACTCAATGTCATTGGCAAAACCATGGCACAAAAAAAGACTGTACAAGAATGGAGTCATGCGATTACTGCTCTGAATTTGCCTAGCGAAGAGTTTCTTCTAAGTAACGAAGGAGGGGTTCTTCCTCTTTTGATGGTCAGTTATGATAGTTTAGAGAGTGCAAAAGTCAAATCATGCTTCctatattgttgtttgtttccgGAAGATTATGAAATACAGAAGAATGAATTGATAGAATATTGGTTATGCGAAGGATTTATTGATGGAGACAGAGATAAGGATGGAGctaacaaggaaggtcttgataTAATTAATTTGCTAGTTTCTTCACATCTGTTGATGAATGGTGGAGTCACAACGAAAGTGAAAATGCATGGTGTGGTGCGCGAGATGGGGCTTTGGATAGCGACTAACTTTGGGAAACAGAAAGAAATACTTTGCGTTAAATCCGGCGTGTGGTTACAACAGATACCTGAGGACATTATTAGTTCAAAGGTTGTAAGAAGGATGTCTTTCATGAATAATCAGATTGCGGAGATATCTTGCAGTCCCCAGTGCCCCGACCTCTCGACCTTATTACTCCAGAATAACAAGCTGGTGGATATCTCAGGTGAATTCTTTAGGTTTATGCCAGCAGTTGTAGTCTTGGATCTTTCTGAGAACAAGAGGCTTATTGGATTGCCGGAAGAAATTTCAAACTTAGGATCTTTGCAATACCTCAACTTGTCACACACAGGGATAAAATCATTACCAGTTGGTCTGAAGGCATTGAGGAAATTAATCTACTTGAATGTGGATTATACTTATAAACTGCGAAGCATTGTTGGGATAGTGATGAGTTTGCAAAATCTCCAAGTGTTAAAGTTCTATAATTCCGGTGTTTGTATTGATGCCATATTACTGGAAGAGTTACAGCTCTTGGAGCACTTAAAGCTTTTAAAAGCAACGGTCGATGATGCTGTGAGTTTGGAGAGGATACAAGGAGTGGACCGGTTGGCGAGTAGTATTCAAAGTTTATGCCTCAGAAAGATGTCAGCAGCGGTTGTGGTATTAAACACGGTAGCTCTGCGTGGTCTTCAAAGACTTGTGATACGGAACTGCAATATACTTGAGATAAAGATAGATTGGGAAAGCAAAGAAAGAAGGGAAGTTTTACCAAGTACAAGTTCTCCAAGCTTCGAGAACTTATCCAGTATTTTGATAAGTGATTTGGAAGGTCCAAGGGATTTGACATGGCTGGCATTTGCTCAAAATCTCGTGTATCTACATGTGATGAGGTCATCAAGCATAGAAGagataataaacaaagaaaaaggaatcagTATCAGAACTGCACATCGACATTTTGTTGCACCGTTTAGGAAACTGGAGTACCTTACGGTAACTGACATGGCTGAACTAAAGATAATCTGTGGGTATCCTCGGGCTCCTCGAAAGCTGACAGAGTTCACTGTCCGAAATTGCCCAAAGCTGCCACAGAGTTTGAGAGACAACGGAGAGAGGAGTGGGTGGATTGGTGAAGAATGA
- the LOC109124450 gene encoding factor of DNA methylation 1-like, with amino-acid sequence MGISSDDECEISESEIDDYSETPYMLLQNGSYKVKVNGQLRCPFCSGKKKQDYKYKELYAHASGVSKGSATRSAKQKANHLALAKFLENELAGHAEPAPRPPPVPPQFEETVEPNPRDVYVWPWMGIVLNPLTDTDDKEALLSSEYWLNRLSKFKPVEVNAFWVEQDSIVGVIAKFTSDWGGFACATELEKEFENQGHSKKEWTERTGDSESKAYGWCARAQDYYSQGPIGEYLSREGKLRTVSDISQEKEQDRNIVLDELTKMIAMTNDDLSKVQYSYHRTAMSLQRVLDEKRNLHEAFANETKKMQETSRRHIQRVLYDKDKLSDELDRKMRDLESRAKQLEKQEALTELERQKLDEEKKKSEAMNKSLLLASREQKKADESVLRLVEEHKRQNEDALNKILLLEKQLDTKQTLEMEIQELKGKLQVMKHLGNDDDEAVKKKMQEMNDELEEKKSELEGLEQMNSDLMTKERQSNDEIQAARKKLITGLIGLLGAETDIGVKRMGEVDEKPFLNVCKLRYSANEATVEAATLCSTWQENLKNPSWHPFKRVGSGGRVKEVVDEEDEQLKKLKREWGEAVHNAVKTALEEMNEYNASGRYATPELWNFKEGRKATLKEVISFISENIKTLKRKRT; translated from the exons ATGGGTATTTCATCTGACGATGAGTGTGAGATCAGCGAGTCTGAGATTGATGACTATTCCGAAACACCCTACATGCTATTGCAGAACGGGAGCTACAAGGTTAAAGTGAATGGACAGCTGAGATGCCCCTTCTGTTCtggaaagaagaagcaagattACAAGTACAAGGAGTTATACGCACATGCTTCTGGGGTTTCCAAAGGATCTGCCACTCGAAGTGCTAAACAGAAGGCCAATCACCTCGCTTTGGCTAAGTTTTTAGAGAATGAGCTTGCTGGTCATGCTGAACCTGCTCCACGCCCTCCACCAGTTCCTCCTCAGTTTGAGGAGACAGTTGAACCAAACCCCCGTGACGTCTATGTCTGGCCATGGATGGGGATTGTTCTTAATCCTTTGACAGACACTGATGACAAGGAAGCTTTACTTAGTTCTGAGTATTGGTTGAATAGGCTTTCAAAATTCAAGCCTGTTGAGGTCAATGCCTTTTGGGTCGAACAAGATTCGATTGTTGGGGTTATTGCTAAGTTTACCAGCGACTGGGGTGGATTCGCATGTGCCACAGAGCTTGAAAAGGAATTTGAGAACCAAGGGCACAGCAAAAAGGAGTGGACTGAGAGGACTGGAGATTCTGAGTCTAAGGCCTATGGTTGGTGTGCACGTGCACAAGACTATTACTCTCAAGGTCCAATAGGTGAGTACCTCTCCAGGGAAGGAAAGCTAAGAACAGTTTCAGATATTTCGCAAGAAAAAGAGCAGGATAGAAACATTGTTCTGGATGAACTTACAAAGATGATTGCTATGACTAACGATGATCTGAGCAAGGTCCAATACAGTTACCACAGGACGGCTATGTCATTGCAGAGGGTCctagatgagaaaagaaatttGCATGAAGCTTTTGCTAACG aaacaaagaagatgCAGGAGACGTCGCGTCGCCATATCCAGAGGGTCCTATATGACAAAGATAAGCTAAGCGATGAACTGGATCGTAAGATGCGGGACTTGGAGTCTCGGGCCAAACAATTGGAAAAACAGGAAGCACTAACTGAACTGGAGAGACAAAAGcttgatgaagaaaagaaaaag AGTGAGGCTATGAACAAATCCCTGCTGTTAGCTTCGCGTGAGCAAAAAAAGGCCGACGAAAGTGTCTTGAGACTTGTAGAAGAGCATAAG AGGCAAAACGAAGACGCTTTGAACAAGATTCTTCTGCTCGAGAAGCAGCTAGACACCAAACAGACACTGGAAATGGAAATTCAAGAGCTGAAAGGCAAATTGCAAGTGATGAAGCATTTggggaatgatgatgatgaggcgGTCAAGAAGAAAATGCAAGAGATGAATGATGAGCTGGAGGAGAAAAAATCTGAGTTAGAAGGGCTAGAGCAGATGAACTCAGACTTGATGACGAAAGAACGTCAAAGCAATGATGAGATACAAGCAGCACGGAAAAAATTGATTACG GGTTTGATAGGACTGTTGGGTGCCGAAACCGATATCGGAGTAAAAAGAATGGGGGAAGTTGATGAAAAACCTTTCCTGAATGTTTGCAAGCTGAGATACTCTGCAAATGAAGCTACGGTTGAAGCTGCCACCCTTTGCTCTACATGGCAAGAGAACCTCAAGAATCCATCGTGGCATCCATTCAAACGTGTAGGAAGTGGGGGCAGAGTGAAG GAAGTGGTGGACGAGGAGGATGAGCAGCTGAAGAAGCTTAAAAGAGAGTGGGGAGAAGCGGTGCATAACGCAGTTAAAACAGCTCTTGAGGAGATGAATGAGTATAATGCAAGTGGTCGGTACGCAACTCCAGAACTGTGGAACttcaaagaaggaagaaaagcaACACTGAAGGAAGTGATTTCCTTCATTTCAGAAAACATCAAAACGCTGAAACGCAAAAGGACCTGA